A segment of the Solanum lycopersicum chromosome 9, SLM_r2.1 genome:
AAATACTCCCAAACAAAGGAAACTCTTTACCTAATTTGAACCCGAGACCTCTAATTAAGAAAGTTATCAACTTTATATAATAAAGATTCAATTCACTATATTTTCCATATGCCCCAACAAACACATCAAATGtgagaaaatatcaaaatcaaaactttccaccaaatattaatatttttgtttttggtttccCAATCAACTGTCCGATACCTGTATTGAAACCCGATTAAATCCAGATTCACATTGGTAAAATCCCTCCTTAGTGTAAATTATCCTCTAACAAAGGCAACTCCTACCTCAGCTCGAACCTGAGACCTCTAGTTAAAGAAACTAACTAACTTTACATACTAAATTCAGTTTTTTCACTATATTTTCaacatatgataaaataaaactggaaatttataccaaaaataaaaaaagaaaactcaCCAGAAGGAAAAGGAATAGAACTTTTTTGCTTAGCTTTACGAGTATGAGCCCTAGCTGAAGCTGCTGAAATCTTCTTGGttgccattttttttttttttttgctgaaTCAAGTTCTTGATTTTGAAATTACAAATTTTGTATTCACACTGtagatttacaaaaattatacaaaaatgaagATTGAAGAGATCTGAGTCTCATCTCACTGATTTAATAATTGTTCGAAATCTTTTTTAGCATATGATCTATCATTTGgcaattttctttcttcctttattttttacccttatattttatttttaaaaaaatgactctcaaaacaataaataatttctttttaatatatagtaatatttttcaaatattaaccGTATTTGTGTATTTCTCAACTAATTTCATAAGATATCTATTAGCGACTACTTCAGACCCGGGGCGGAGCTAGCTTATTGCTAGGAGGTTTGAACCTCTTTCagcgaaaaattatattatttatacatgatttAGATTTATATAATAGATGTCGAACCCCATTCGATTACTtcgtgtatttattttttccaaattttaaaacGCTTACTGAAAATCTTGACACCGCGTATACTTTCAAAGTCCTTATTAAATATTAACTAGTTTGTTCAATGACAAGAGTCATAGAATCCAATATTACACAATGTTATTGATATCAAAAAAACAATGTTAAtcgaactcttcaaaaatgtaaaatatttggAAGATCCGACTTACATGCAAgtatataacaatatttttgaagagtcccaACGACTTACGTGGGATATaattatcaacaaaatattcaaatttgttCAATGACAAAAAATGATCGTTGAATCCAATACTAAAACCAATAGCCcctttttagcttttacataACAAAAGGCTCTCCAAGTAAAAATGTCTTCATAACTTTATCTCCCATTCCTTCAGCCCATGGAAACATATGACCTCCACCTTTCATTTCATGATAGTGAATCCATGGTAGTTTCTTCGTGATGAATCGTTGTAGAATGACTGGTACATGCCCGTCTTCATCGCCTTGCCAGATGTGAACGGACCCTTCCCCGTTATGGAATGGGTTTTCTAGTTCCATCGGATCAAATTCCCATGTCCCGAAACCTATCATTAGGTCGCGATGGATGGACTCGTACTCCCCTTGCTGTCTTACCAAGTCCTAAAGAAAAACAGAACAGAACTCAGAGTTAAGTACTTGTTAGTTGCTAGTATTCATAATGCAAGCACAAGATTTAGGAGAGTTAACTCAAACAATTTGCTAATCAAAATCAACACATATGATTGTGGAATTAAGTTATACACAATTCTATTAGCGTAATTTAACTAGTTATAACAAGTTATGACTCTATCCTACAGTCGATAATGATGCAGAAAACGTACTTGTAACACTATTTGtccttattttttcatttacgTATATAAGGATTGATGTTGAAGCATGGTGTTTATCCAAATTTGCAAAATGAAATGTGGATATGTGAAGAAGACAGACGAGTGCTCACCCGATATTTACTCTGATATGAATCAAAGATAGGCATAAGAACTCTGTCTTGTTCTAAAAGAATATCCTCGCTGCCCGTTGCAACGCTGGAAGAAGGAAATAATTTTTGAGTGTTCCACCAGTAAGTCAGCCATGGAAAATAGTGTGCGATGCGAAGCGTCCATTGATCCTGCACAAGCTGTTCGTAGTACGCTTGTTTAGTCAAGTTTGCAGGAAAACTACCCCACCAGTAGTTAGTTACGGGTGTTAGAAGAATTGCTCCAGCCAATCTGTTACACATTTCAAATGTCACTAGTTAAGATGGAAACCTATGTGCACCCGAGAAGGTCACCTAAAAGATAACTACGACAAATTAACGTAAACTGATAATGTAAAAGTCATTAGCATCGTCAGTGTCTATAAGTTAAATCCAAAGAACTAAACTACTTTCACTGAAGATTCAATTTATACTAAGAGGAACAATCAAGCCAATTCATAAAATGACTTCTTCTCATCTGCTTAAGAATTGGTAGATCAAAGGTACTCGTATTTATGCTGGTGGGACGTAACAGGTACATAGTTAAAATAGTCGAGGTGCGAGCAAACTAAAAGTACCTGTGAGGAATATACTTGAGAAGGCCCCAAACAGCTTGTCCACCCATAGAAAATCCGATAACATAAAACTTAGATCCTAATTCCAATTGATCAGCTAATTCCTCTATATCAAGAGCTAAAGTCTTTGGCGTTCTTTTTGGATGAGGATCACTTTCACCATAACCAGGTCTATCAATTGACACAATATATATTCCCAAACTTTGCATAAGCTCCTGCAACCACaaagaaaatttcattaattgCAACCACAAATATACTCGAGCAGACGGTAAGTGTCCCTCCATCCTTAATCAAGTTCCAGATCCGAGCTCTAGAAATAAAGTCGCTGTTGTCAGGAGCCTTAACCCTCAAAGTGGGACTTCCCAATGTGAATTCGGATTAGTCATGCTCCAAATCGGATGTTGGACACCAGGTGGGAAACTAAAAAGAATACTAAAAACAACACTTATAAGTACCACTCAATCGTTAACCACAGATCTAAGGTTCAAGCTCTGAAAATGTAGTTGCATTGGGTCAGGAGCCTTAAAACTAGGACTTCTGGACACGAATACATAATAATTGGGCTCCAACAGATTCCAGACTCCGGATGAGAAACCAAGATGAACACTAAAACAACCTTCGAAAGTATCTCTTAATCCTTGACTAGAATCACGACAATCTTGGGATTTGAACTCTGGAAATAGAGTAATCATTGGTCGGAGAAGCCTTAAAAATGAAACCTCCcaacacaaattcaaattagtcGGACCTCAAAACAAATATCGGACACAAACAAAACGAAGGAGAAACTAAAAGCTATTCTAAGGGAGGGGGCGGGGGGATGAACAAGTAAAGATGAAACATACATACAGGAGAAGTAGTTGTGAGCAAAGCAACATCATGTCTGACACAATCAAAGCCATGGATGAAAACAAATTTGTGTTTTGCTTGGTCTCTAGGAACACCATTTTCTTTATATGCCAAATATCTCCCATCAGAAAGCTTCACTCTTGGTGCTGTAATTAGAGGTCCATTTGATGAACCACAAATCTTCGGTGGTGGAGGCATAATTGCCCTATAAATCAGTGCCAATATCACTATTCCAAAAAGGGCTATCATATTTCTCATCATTCCTGAAAATGGAAAGATTTCAAGAAAACAAGAACAGAAATCAAGAAACGTTTTTTGATGAACAAGAACCTTCCCTTAGGaaacatcaaaaataaaaacaaatatgcCAAGTAAACATGCACCcgcaaataaacaaaaaatttaataaacttatgtcatataaaataatttatgtatttgtataGCATAAGCTTGTTCAACTGCtatttaataaaaagggaaaactgAGCAAAGAACTAGTAAATTTTGTTTGCTGAATATTTATAGTATTGAAActtctattttgaatttttacacCAACACAATAACTTTGTGTTGCTTTACTATTCTTGATATGCATGTTTTCTTTTCTATAAGTCCCATTAGTTCAATGAGCTTTAAAGATATTAAACGTAATGCTCCAGGCGTGTTTTTCTACCTAAATTTCCGCATTGATACCCAACAAAATGCAAATTTGCACTGGAAAATTCTACATTGGGGATAAAATGCTCTCTAAACAACGGCTGCCctaatcaaaaatcaaaacttccCACCAAATGCAACAAAGTTATCAACTTCTGTTTTTGGTTTCCCAAACCAGTATCATCTGACTTGACTAAATCCGGATTTGTGCTGGGAAGAAGTCTTACATTGGGGGATAAAATGCTCCCTCTAACAAGGACGACTCGTTACCCCGGCTCGAACCCGACACATTTGGTTAAGAAAGTTATCAATTCACATAACAAACTCATCCAAATGTGAGAAAAACTATCAAAATCATAAGCAAAATAAAAACTTCCCACCAAATCTAACAAAGTTATCAACTTTTGTTTTTGGTTTCTCAACCCGGTGTACGGTACCTGCATTGAGATCCAACCCACCTAAATGCAGAAATTCCTACATcgagtgaaaaaaataatctttaacaATGACAACTCCTTACTCTGGCTCAAGCCCGACACCTCTAGTTAAGAAAGTTATCAACTTCTATTTCTCAACCTAGTGTCCGGTGCCTGCATTGAGACCCAACCCACCTAAATCAAGAAAGTCCTACATTGAGTGAAAAAATACTATTTAACAATGGCAACTCCTTACTCCAGCTCAAACCCAAGACCTCTAGTTAAAAAAGTTATCAACTTTTGTTTTTGGTTTCTCAACCAAGTGACTGAAACCCGAATTAGGACTCAACCCAACTAAATCCATATTCACGCCAAGAAATCCCACATTAGAGCTAAGATATTTCCTAACAAAGGCAACTTCCTACCTCAGCTCAAATCTGATACGTCTAGCTAAGAAAGTAATCAACTTTTGTTTTTGGTTTCTCAACCAAGTATTTGAAACCCGAATTAGGACCCAACCCAACTAAACCCATATTCGGGCCAAGAAATCCCACATTAGAGCTAACATACTCCCTAACAAAAGGAAACTTCCTATCTCAGCTCAAATCCGAGACGTCTACTTAAAAAAGtaatcaacttttatttttggtttctcAACCAAGTGTCCGAAATCCGAATTAGGACCCAACCCAACTAAACCCACATTCGTGCCAAGAAATCCCACATTAGAGCTAATACACTCCCTAACCAAGACAACTCTCTACCTTAGCTCAAACCCGACATCTCTAATTAAACAAAGTTATCAACTTTTGCTTTTGGTCTCAACCAAGTGTCCGATACCCGTATTAGAATCCAACCCAACTAAACCCATATTCGCGCCAAGAAATCCCACATCAGAGCTATAACAAAGACATATCTGAACCTCAGCTCAAACCCGAGACTTCTAATTAAACAAAG
Coding sequences within it:
- the LOC101261148 gene encoding uncharacterized protein isoform X2: MGDIWHIKKMVFLETKQNTNLFSSMALIVSDMMLLCSQLLLLYELMQSLGIYIVSIDRPGYGESDPHPKRTPKTLALDIEELADQLELGSKFYVIGFSMGGQAVWGLLKYIPHRLAGAILLTPVTNYWWGSFPANLTKQAYYEQLVQDQWTLRIAHYFPWLTYWWNTQKLFPSSSVATGSEDILLEQDRVLMPIFDSYQSKYRDLVRQQGEYESIHRDLMIGFGTWEFDPMELENPFHNGEGSVHIWQGDEDGHVPVILQRFITKKLPWIHYHEMKGGGHMFPWAEGMGDKVMKTFLLGEPFVM
- the LOC101261148 gene encoding uncharacterized protein isoform X1 codes for the protein MAGGSTRKISAASARAHTRKAKQKTSFPLPFGMMRNMIALFGIVILALIYRAIMPPPPKICGSSNGPLITAPRVKLSDGRYLAYKENGVPRDQAKHKFVFIHGFDCVRHDVALLTTTSPELMQSLGIYIVSIDRPGYGESDPHPKRTPKTLALDIEELADQLELGSKFYVIGFSMGGQAVWGLLKYIPHRLAGAILLTPVTNYWWGSFPANLTKQAYYEQLVQDQWTLRIAHYFPWLTYWWNTQKLFPSSSVATGSEDILLEQDRVLMPIFDSYQSKYRDLVRQQGEYESIHRDLMIGFGTWEFDPMELENPFHNGEGSVHIWQGDEDGHVPVILQRFITKKLPWIHYHEMKGGGHMFPWAEGMGDKVMKTFLLGEPFVM